A single window of Cellulomonas sp. NTE-D12 DNA harbors:
- a CDS encoding NADPH:quinone reductase, which translates to MRAIVFTRPGPSDVLQLVDREVAAPGAGEVRVRVVRSAVNPTDWKSRGGSTGSRLAFDEVVPNQDGAGVVDAVGEGVDGLAVGDRVWLMLAQHQRPTGTAQELTVLPVDRVHRLPEGASFDLGADLGVPAVTAHRALTTLEEGPRRLTAGALSGRTVLVAGGAGAVGNAAIQLARWAGATVVTTVSSPEKAALATAAGAQHTVDYRREDVVRAVRAIAPEGVDIVVEVAPAQNLETDLALIRPRGTISIYANNGGDQLAFPVRGMFSTNVRLQGVLLYTVGAAALAAAAEDVTAAVADGAFGVGEEHGLPLHHYPLEQTAAAHDAVEGGIVGKVLIDVAEG; encoded by the coding sequence ATGCGAGCGATCGTCTTCACCCGACCCGGCCCCAGCGACGTGCTGCAGCTCGTCGACCGGGAGGTGGCCGCGCCCGGTGCCGGTGAGGTGCGGGTGCGGGTGGTGCGGTCGGCCGTGAACCCGACGGACTGGAAGTCGCGCGGCGGGTCGACCGGTTCGCGGCTGGCGTTCGACGAGGTGGTGCCCAACCAGGACGGCGCAGGCGTGGTCGACGCCGTCGGCGAGGGAGTCGACGGCCTGGCCGTCGGAGACCGCGTCTGGCTGATGCTCGCCCAGCACCAGCGGCCCACCGGGACGGCGCAGGAGCTGACCGTGCTGCCGGTCGACCGGGTGCACCGGCTGCCCGAGGGGGCGAGCTTCGACCTCGGGGCCGACCTCGGCGTGCCGGCGGTGACGGCGCACCGCGCCCTGACCACCCTGGAGGAGGGCCCTCGCAGGCTGACGGCCGGTGCGCTGTCCGGGCGGACCGTGCTGGTCGCCGGCGGTGCGGGAGCCGTCGGCAACGCGGCGATCCAGCTCGCCCGGTGGGCGGGCGCGACGGTGGTCACCACGGTGAGCAGCCCGGAGAAGGCGGCGCTCGCGACGGCCGCCGGCGCTCAGCACACCGTGGACTACCGGCGCGAGGACGTGGTGCGGGCGGTGCGCGCGATCGCGCCCGAGGGCGTCGACATCGTCGTCGAGGTGGCGCCGGCGCAGAACCTCGAGACCGACCTGGCGCTGATCCGGCCACGCGGGACCATCTCGATCTACGCGAACAACGGCGGCGACCAGCTCGCGTTCCCGGTGCGCGGCATGTTCTCCACGAACGTGCGTCTGCAGGGGGTCCTGCTCTACACCGTCGGGGCCGCGGCGCTCGCGGCGGCCGCCGAGGACGTCACCGCCGCCGTGGCGGACGGTGCCTTCGGCGTCGGCGAGGAGCACGGCCTGCCGCTGCACCACTACCCGCTGGAGCAGACGGCCGCGGCGCACGACGCCGTCGAGGGCGGCATCGTCGGCAAGGTGCTGATCGACGTCGCCGAGGGCTGA
- a CDS encoding glycine cleavage T C-terminal barrel domain-containing protein, whose protein sequence is MSDQLPAVQTPSGAPDRTTAAAPRRRSPLLDRHGAVPAAGPDAGVAWHYGDPVAEQRALERGGAVVDMSHLGVVRVAGPDRLSWLHSITSQDVEHLAPRTSTELLVLDPQGHVEHAAGVVDDGEATWLFTETPVELAAWLDRMRFMLRVEVADVTDEWAAIGEPVDAEGLADEPVTWRDRWPHVAAGGTRYGPPDDEHPGAERPWRLVLVPRERLADEVAAREAAGAVLAGTWATEALRVAAWRPRFSHEVDHRTIPHELDWLRTAVHLHKGCYRGQETVARVHNLGRPPRRLVMLHLDGSGHLLPEAGAVVRTLDGREVGTVTTVARHQELGPVALAVVKRSVPADDELRVDGPAEPVAASQEQVVPGDGVSADRPAPRGPVARGLGPHVSL, encoded by the coding sequence ATGTCGGACCAGCTGCCAGCGGTGCAGACCCCGAGCGGTGCCCCCGACCGGACGACGGCCGCGGCGCCCCGGCGCCGCAGCCCGCTGCTCGACCGCCACGGTGCCGTCCCGGCGGCCGGTCCGGACGCCGGGGTCGCGTGGCACTACGGCGACCCGGTCGCCGAGCAGCGTGCCCTCGAGCGCGGCGGTGCCGTGGTGGACATGTCCCACCTGGGCGTCGTCCGCGTGGCCGGGCCCGACCGGCTGAGCTGGTTGCACTCGATCACCTCGCAGGACGTGGAGCACCTCGCACCGCGCACCTCGACCGAGCTGCTGGTGCTGGACCCGCAGGGGCACGTGGAGCACGCCGCCGGCGTGGTGGACGACGGCGAGGCGACCTGGCTGTTCACCGAGACGCCCGTCGAGCTGGCCGCGTGGCTGGACCGGATGCGCTTCATGCTGCGCGTCGAGGTCGCCGACGTCACCGACGAGTGGGCGGCGATCGGTGAGCCGGTCGACGCGGAAGGCCTGGCGGACGAGCCCGTGACGTGGCGGGACCGGTGGCCGCACGTCGCGGCGGGCGGCACCCGGTACGGACCGCCCGACGACGAGCACCCCGGCGCCGAGCGGCCGTGGCGGCTGGTGCTCGTCCCGCGGGAGCGGCTGGCCGACGAGGTGGCGGCCCGCGAGGCCGCCGGCGCGGTGCTGGCCGGTACGTGGGCCACCGAGGCGCTGCGGGTGGCGGCCTGGCGGCCGCGGTTCTCGCACGAGGTCGACCACCGGACCATCCCGCACGAGCTCGACTGGCTCCGCACGGCGGTGCACCTGCACAAGGGCTGCTACCGCGGCCAGGAGACCGTGGCCCGCGTGCACAACCTCGGCCGTCCGCCGCGGCGGCTGGTGATGCTGCACCTCGACGGGTCCGGCCACCTGCTGCCGGAGGCCGGTGCCGTGGTCCGCACCCTCGACGGCCGCGAGGTGGGGACCGTCACCACCGTGGCGCGGCACCAGGAGCTGGGGCCGGTGGCGCTCGCGGTGGTGAAGCGGTCCGTGCCCGCGGACGACGAGCTGCGGGTGGACGGTCCGGCTGAGCCGGTGGCCGCCTCGCAGGAGCAGGTGGTGCCCGGCGACGGTGTCTCGGCGGACCGCCCGGCCCCGCGCGGGCCGGTGGCCCGAGGTCTCGGCCCGCACGTCTCGCTGTGA
- the dtd gene encoding D-aminoacyl-tRNA deacylase, translating into MRAVVQRVTRARVTVGGEVVAAIDEPGLVVLAGVTPGDGPAQVDLIARKVADLRILRDERSAAEVGAPVLVVSQFTLYADTRKGRRPTWNAAAPGVVAEPVVDSLVAALRERGLHVGTGVFGADMAVELVNDGPVTILLESEPTIPERART; encoded by the coding sequence GTGCGCGCGGTGGTGCAGCGGGTGACGCGCGCCCGCGTGACGGTGGGCGGCGAGGTGGTCGCCGCGATCGACGAGCCGGGGCTGGTGGTGCTGGCCGGTGTGACGCCCGGTGACGGCCCCGCGCAGGTGGACCTGATCGCCCGGAAGGTGGCGGACCTGCGCATCCTGCGCGACGAGCGGTCGGCTGCCGAGGTGGGGGCGCCGGTGCTGGTGGTCAGCCAGTTCACGCTGTACGCCGACACCCGCAAGGGCCGGCGGCCGACGTGGAACGCCGCGGCGCCCGGGGTCGTGGCCGAGCCGGTTGTCGACTCCCTGGTCGCGGCGCTGCGCGAGCGCGGGCTCCACGTGGGCACCGGTGTGTTCGGCGCCGACATGGCGGTGGAGCTGGTGAACGACGGCCCCGTGACGATCCTGCTGGAGTCCGAGCCGACGATTCCGGAACGAGCCCGGACATGA
- a CDS encoding LysR family transcriptional regulator, with the protein MGRPGGRGAAATTAPGTTVREGVVREATVREATVREATVREATGRDGAVPVDADGVDGVGALAGLDVGGLRLLQAIAEHGTLTAAAAVLGTSQPAVSQHVRRLERRLGTALLDRSGRRVRLTEAGAVLAAHGQTVNAAVRAAAAQVTALTGLRAGVVRVVAFPSSSATLVPLALARLRREHPGLTVTLDEAEPPEALARLRAGTCDVAVTFAYAGSGSTATLAPPTDAAADGARDGEPSGLVARHLLDDPTLAVLPADHPRADDPHLSLSDLADETWIAGCPQCRGHLLHSAAACGFAPEIAYATDDYVAVLSLVAAGLGVALLPRLVRQTGERHPGVVLRSASGTSARRVYAVTTPDLMRVPAVAATLDALAAAAPATTAAVSG; encoded by the coding sequence ATGGGGAGACCGGGAGGGCGTGGTGCCGCCGCGACGACGGCCCCGGGGACGACCGTCCGTGAGGGGGTCGTCCGTGAGGCGACCGTCCGTGAGGCGACCGTCCGTGAGGCGACCGTCCGTGAGGCGACAGGCCGCGACGGCGCCGTCCCGGTGGACGCCGACGGGGTGGACGGGGTCGGAGCCCTCGCCGGGCTCGACGTCGGCGGCCTGCGACTGCTGCAGGCGATCGCCGAGCACGGGACGCTCACGGCGGCGGCGGCGGTGCTGGGAACCAGCCAGCCGGCGGTGTCCCAGCACGTCCGGCGCCTGGAGCGTCGTCTCGGCACGGCGCTGCTCGACCGCTCCGGCAGGCGCGTGCGGCTCACCGAGGCCGGTGCGGTGCTGGCCGCGCACGGTCAGACCGTGAACGCCGCGGTGCGCGCGGCGGCCGCCCAGGTGACCGCGCTGACCGGCCTGCGCGCCGGCGTCGTGCGGGTCGTCGCGTTCCCGTCGTCGTCGGCCACGCTGGTGCCGCTCGCGCTCGCCCGGCTGCGCCGCGAGCACCCCGGGCTGACGGTGACGCTGGACGAGGCCGAACCGCCCGAGGCGCTCGCCCGGCTGCGCGCCGGCACGTGCGACGTCGCGGTCACGTTCGCGTACGCGGGGAGCGGCTCGACGGCCACCCTGGCGCCACCGACCGACGCGGCCGCGGACGGCGCCCGGGACGGGGAGCCGTCCGGCCTCGTCGCGCGGCACCTGCTCGACGACCCGACGCTCGCCGTGCTCCCCGCGGACCACCCGCGCGCCGACGACCCGCACCTGTCGCTGTCCGACCTGGCGGACGAGACGTGGATCGCCGGCTGCCCCCAGTGCCGCGGGCACCTGCTTCACTCCGCCGCCGCGTGCGGGTTCGCCCCCGAGATCGCGTACGCGACCGACGACTACGTCGCCGTGCTGTCCCTGGTCGCCGCCGGGCTCGGCGTCGCTCTGCTGCCGCGGCTGGTACGCCAGACGGGGGAGCGGCACCCGGGCGTCGTGCTGCGGTCCGCCTCCGGAACGTCGGCCCGACGCGTCTACGCCGTGACCACCCCGGACCTGATGCGTGTCCCGGCGGTCGCCGCGACCCTCGACGCGCTCGCGGCCGCCGCCCCGGCGACCACCGCGGCCGTCAGCGGCTGA
- a CDS encoding alpha/beta family hydrolase, which translates to MTPAGLLLAPGAGATRDHRTLVTLERALAPFPVRRVDLPRSAGAAVTAVGRLAATFAADLGVGTEQLLVGGRSFGGRMCSLAVADGLAVAGLVLLSYPLHPPGRPERLRVEHLPRITVPVLAVSGDRDPFGTPDELRTQLSAVAGPLTLTLVPGAHVPADGPVAAAVQAWLRSAPGASSATIDG; encoded by the coding sequence GTGACCCCCGCCGGTCTGCTGCTCGCCCCGGGGGCCGGCGCCACCCGCGACCACCGCACGCTCGTCACCCTCGAGCGCGCCCTCGCCCCGTTCCCGGTCCGCCGGGTGGACCTGCCGCGGTCGGCGGGCGCCGCGGTCACGGCCGTCGGACGCCTGGCCGCCACGTTCGCCGCCGACCTCGGGGTCGGCACCGAGCAGCTGCTGGTCGGCGGCCGCTCGTTCGGCGGTCGGATGTGCTCGCTGGCCGTCGCCGACGGGCTGGCCGTCGCCGGGCTCGTGCTGCTGTCCTACCCGCTGCACCCGCCGGGCCGGCCGGAGAGGCTGCGGGTGGAGCACCTGCCGCGGATCACCGTCCCCGTGCTCGCCGTCAGCGGCGACCGGGACCCGTTCGGCACGCCCGACGAGCTGCGCACGCAGCTGTCCGCGGTCGCCGGTCCACTGACGCTCACGCTCGTCCCGGGTGCGCACGTACCAGCCGACGGCCCGGTGGCCGCCGCCGTCCAGGCCTGGCTCCGATCCGCCCCGGGGGCCTCGTCGGCGACAATCGACGGGTGA
- a CDS encoding ElyC/SanA/YdcF family protein, which produces MPAAPAPSSARSRRPWWWALAGALVVGLGPVLVVQAVGQAAVQPGVASVAPKPVALVLGAGLEPDGTPSVYLARRLEAARQLFAAGTVQVVLVSGDNSTPYHDEPGAMRTWLLQHGVPDAKIVRDAAGFDTHDSCVRARQIFGVTSAVVVTQDYHVRRALFSCRAAGIDSTGVGVSAASVTPRQAVVWRLREVPASWKAAWDALTHRRPVFLGRPEDGVRTALANPSPSSS; this is translated from the coding sequence GTGCCAGCCGCTCCCGCCCCGTCCTCGGCACGCTCGCGCCGACCGTGGTGGTGGGCGCTGGCGGGTGCCCTCGTCGTCGGGCTCGGTCCGGTGCTGGTGGTCCAGGCGGTCGGTCAGGCGGCGGTGCAGCCGGGCGTCGCCTCGGTCGCCCCGAAGCCGGTGGCACTGGTGCTCGGCGCCGGCCTCGAGCCGGACGGCACCCCGTCGGTCTACCTCGCGCGCCGCCTCGAGGCCGCGCGCCAGCTGTTCGCTGCGGGCACGGTGCAGGTGGTCCTGGTCAGCGGCGACAACTCGACGCCGTACCACGACGAGCCGGGGGCGATGCGCACCTGGCTGCTGCAGCACGGCGTGCCGGACGCGAAGATCGTCCGTGACGCCGCCGGGTTCGACACCCACGACAGCTGTGTGCGCGCCCGGCAGATCTTCGGCGTGACCTCCGCGGTGGTGGTGACGCAGGACTACCACGTGCGGCGGGCGCTGTTCTCGTGCCGAGCTGCGGGGATCGACTCGACGGGGGTCGGCGTCTCGGCCGCCTCCGTGACGCCACGGCAGGCGGTGGTCTGGCGGCTGCGCGAGGTGCCGGCGTCGTGGAAGGCGGCCTGGGACGCGCTGACGCACCGCCGGCCGGTGTTCCTCGGCCGGCCGGAGGACGGTGTCCGCACCGCCCTGGCCAACCCGTCCCCGTCCTCCTCGTGA
- a CDS encoding FABP family protein, with amino-acid sequence MPFVLPEGLAPEVYPLAWLVGRWRGEGVLAYPGVEEAAFTQELEVTSDGGPYLAYRSSIRLVVAPDDLTALETTPEPPGDEAATAPDAPPSTPTEHTGPVWSSEVGYWRVPPEPSVELAEGQHPVEQLVADPSGHVAVYVGAVGNGRIDLVSDLVARTATGAEVSAGRRLYGLVHGELMWAHDLAAFGQPLQSYSSGRLTRVEE; translated from the coding sequence ATGCCCTTCGTGCTGCCTGAGGGTCTGGCACCCGAGGTCTACCCGCTCGCGTGGCTGGTGGGCCGCTGGCGCGGTGAGGGCGTGCTCGCCTACCCCGGTGTCGAGGAGGCGGCGTTCACGCAGGAGCTCGAGGTCACCAGCGACGGCGGCCCGTACCTGGCGTACCGGTCGAGCATCCGGCTGGTGGTGGCACCCGACGACCTGACGGCCCTCGAGACGACGCCGGAGCCGCCAGGGGATGAGGCGGCCACAGCCCCGGACGCACCGCCCAGCACGCCGACGGAGCACACCGGGCCGGTGTGGTCGTCGGAGGTCGGCTACTGGCGCGTGCCGCCGGAGCCGTCGGTCGAGCTCGCCGAGGGGCAGCACCCGGTGGAACAGCTGGTGGCGGACCCGTCCGGGCACGTGGCGGTGTACGTCGGCGCGGTGGGCAACGGGCGGATCGACCTGGTCAGCGACCTGGTGGCGCGCACCGCGACCGGTGCCGAGGTGTCCGCCGGACGGCGGCTGTACGGCCTGGTGCACGGCGAGCTGATGTGGGCGCACGACCTCGCGGCGTTCGGCCAGCCGCTGCAGTCGTACTCCTCCGGCCGGCTGACCCGCGTGGAGGAGTGA
- a CDS encoding FUSC family protein, whose translation MSEAAAGPGRQAGTARRTGLRDLRVTAEARARQGWARVHASWFWILQAAVAGTIAYAVAFYAFGHTHPFFAPVSTWVALGFSRDRSTRRVAELAVGVALGVGFGELMVRLIGSGIWQMGVVLAVSALVGRFVDRAPLITTQAGVQAIVIMTLPALTGGPFGRWVDAVVGGVIGLVVVVLTPTDPRRHLHRQARAATEELAGMLHTLARGLRTGSVADVEDALLRGRTSQPALDEWRESAGTARDLARVSPAAWRHRDELTRSVSAAVLLDRAVRNARVLIRRAVTAVDDGQRTELAGELLEAVARAADALAEAFGVGRDPARARAALRAVAERLDPYAMGSDDWQAQSLVLLARSLVVDLLEAAGTDPAEARAVLPEL comes from the coding sequence GTGAGCGAGGCGGCCGCGGGGCCGGGGCGGCAGGCCGGAACCGCGCGGCGGACGGGGCTGCGGGACCTGCGGGTGACGGCCGAGGCGCGCGCCCGCCAGGGCTGGGCCCGGGTGCACGCGTCCTGGTTCTGGATCCTGCAGGCCGCCGTCGCCGGCACCATCGCGTACGCCGTGGCCTTCTACGCCTTCGGCCACACGCACCCCTTCTTCGCCCCCGTCAGCACGTGGGTGGCCCTCGGCTTCTCGCGGGACCGGTCGACGCGGCGGGTGGCCGAGCTGGCGGTCGGCGTGGCGCTCGGGGTCGGGTTCGGCGAGCTGATGGTGCGGCTGATCGGCTCGGGCATCTGGCAGATGGGCGTGGTGCTGGCGGTGTCCGCCCTGGTGGGCCGCTTCGTCGACCGGGCGCCGCTGATCACCACGCAGGCCGGTGTCCAGGCGATCGTCATCATGACCCTGCCGGCGCTGACCGGCGGACCGTTCGGCCGGTGGGTGGACGCGGTGGTCGGCGGGGTGATCGGCCTGGTCGTCGTGGTGCTCACGCCGACGGACCCGCGCCGGCACCTGCACCGGCAGGCTCGCGCGGCCACCGAGGAGCTCGCCGGGATGCTGCACACCCTGGCCAGGGGCCTGCGCACCGGCAGCGTGGCCGATGTGGAGGATGCGCTGCTGCGAGGCCGCACCTCCCAGCCGGCGCTCGACGAGTGGCGCGAGTCCGCCGGGACCGCCCGCGACCTGGCCCGGGTGTCCCCGGCCGCCTGGCGGCACCGTGACGAGCTGACGCGGTCCGTGTCCGCCGCGGTGCTGCTGGACCGGGCGGTGCGCAACGCGCGGGTGCTGATCCGCCGGGCGGTGACCGCGGTCGACGATGGGCAGCGAACCGAGCTCGCCGGTGAGCTGCTCGAGGCGGTGGCGCGTGCGGCGGACGCGCTGGCCGAGGCGTTCGGCGTGGGCCGTGACCCTGCCCGGGCCCGTGCGGCGCTCCGCGCGGTGGCCGAGCGGCTGGACCCGTACGCGATGGGGTCGGACGACTGGCAGGCGCAGAGCCTGGTGCTGCTGGCCCGGTCGCTCGTCGTCGACCTGCTCGAGGCCGCCGGGACCGACCCGGCGGAGGCGCGGGCCGTCCTGCCGGAGCTGTAG
- a CDS encoding Cof-type HAD-IIB family hydrolase — protein sequence MDGSLLDDQKRIDPSFWPLLDALHERGVVLCPASGRQYATLRRQFGRDDLVYIAENGAYVVRDEQELSSDGVSRDAALPVVDAVRQLATSGADVGTVLCGKRSAYVERTDRAFLEQAEPYYARLELVGDLRAVDDEVLKLAIYDFGSAERGAAPALAPFDGPVRVVVSGEHWVDVMSPSADKGHALQAAQRALGVTREQTMAFGDYLNDLGLLRASAWSFAMDNAHPQVRAEARYVAPGNNANGVVRTIVSALQLDGVLSR from the coding sequence ATGGACGGCTCGCTGCTGGACGACCAGAAGCGGATCGACCCGAGCTTCTGGCCGCTGCTCGACGCGCTGCACGAGCGCGGTGTGGTGCTGTGCCCCGCGTCCGGGCGCCAGTACGCGACGCTGCGCCGGCAGTTCGGCCGCGACGACCTGGTGTACATCGCGGAGAACGGTGCCTACGTCGTGCGCGACGAGCAGGAGCTCAGCTCGGACGGCGTGAGCCGGGACGCCGCCCTGCCGGTGGTCGATGCCGTGCGGCAGCTGGCGACCTCCGGTGCGGACGTCGGCACCGTGCTGTGCGGCAAGCGGTCGGCGTACGTCGAGCGCACCGACCGGGCGTTCCTCGAGCAGGCCGAGCCGTACTACGCGCGGCTGGAGCTGGTGGGCGACCTGCGAGCGGTGGACGACGAGGTGCTGAAGCTGGCGATCTACGACTTCGGCTCCGCCGAGCGCGGTGCGGCACCTGCCCTCGCACCGTTCGACGGCCCCGTCCGCGTGGTCGTCTCCGGCGAGCACTGGGTGGACGTGATGAGCCCGAGCGCCGACAAGGGGCACGCGCTGCAGGCCGCACAGCGGGCGCTCGGCGTGACGCGCGAGCAGACGATGGCGTTCGGCGACTACCTCAACGACCTCGGGCTGCTCCGGGCGTCCGCATGGTCGTTCGCCATGGACAACGCGCACCCGCAGGTGCGGGCCGAGGCCCGCTACGTCGCACCGGGCAACAACGCCAACGGCGTGGTGCGCACCATCGTCTCGGCGCTCCAGCTGGACGGCGTGCTCAGCCGCTGA
- a CDS encoding DsrE family protein, with protein sequence MTRSLVIKSTSGTDRPEAANQAFTVAAAAVAAGADVSLWLTGEASWFAVPGRAAELELAHATPLPELLELLLADGRVTVCTQCAVRRGITADDVLPGVRIAGAPVFVEEVLAEGAQALVY encoded by the coding sequence GTGACACGCTCCCTGGTGATCAAGTCCACGTCCGGCACCGACCGCCCCGAGGCCGCGAACCAGGCGTTCACGGTCGCGGCCGCAGCCGTCGCGGCCGGTGCCGACGTCAGCCTGTGGCTCACCGGCGAGGCGAGCTGGTTCGCCGTCCCCGGTCGGGCCGCCGAGCTGGAGCTGGCGCACGCCACACCGCTGCCGGAGCTGCTCGAGCTGCTGCTGGCCGACGGTCGCGTCACGGTGTGCACCCAGTGCGCCGTCCGGCGCGGCATCACCGCGGACGACGTGCTGCCGGGCGTCCGGATCGCCGGGGCGCCCGTGTTCGTGGAGGAGGTCCTCGCCGAGGGTGCCCAGGCCCTCGTCTACTGA
- a CDS encoding O-acetyl-ADP-ribose deacetylase produces the protein MQLEAVRGDITAEPVDAIVNAANSSLLGGGGVDGAIHAAAGPRLLAACRELRATTLPKGLPVGDAVATPGFDLPARWVVHTVGPNRHAGQDDPELLASCFRRSLDVAAEVGARSVAFPAVSAGVYGWDVTQVARVAVATVREWGRTHQGGPGTVRFVLWNDAALRAFATALEE, from the coding sequence GTGCAGCTCGAAGCGGTCCGTGGGGACATCACCGCGGAGCCCGTCGACGCGATCGTGAACGCGGCGAACTCGTCGTTGCTGGGCGGCGGTGGTGTCGACGGCGCCATCCACGCTGCGGCGGGTCCGCGGCTGCTCGCCGCGTGCCGCGAGCTGCGGGCCACCACGCTGCCGAAGGGCCTGCCCGTGGGCGACGCCGTCGCCACGCCGGGGTTCGACCTGCCCGCGCGGTGGGTGGTGCACACCGTCGGTCCCAACCGGCACGCCGGTCAGGACGACCCGGAGCTGCTCGCGTCGTGCTTCCGCCGCTCGCTCGACGTCGCGGCGGAGGTCGGGGCGCGCAGCGTCGCGTTCCCGGCGGTCAGCGCCGGCGTGTACGGCTGGGACGTGACGCAGGTGGCCCGGGTGGCGGTCGCCACCGTGCGGGAGTGGGGCCGGACGCACCAGGGAGGTCCGGGCACGGTGCGGTTCGTGCTGTGGAACGACGCGGCGCTGCGGGCGTTCGCCACCGCGCTGGAGGAGTGA
- a CDS encoding aminotransferase class V-fold PLP-dependent enzyme: protein MTLDTLRARFAPTRGYLNAATCGLPVAGTVAALVDGVERWSRADHDPADYDAAVAASRAAFARIVGVPTSDVAVAAQTAALVGMVATSLPAGAEVLTVEGDFTSVTYPFLVRTDLRLRAVPLAELAERIGPGTHTVAFSLVQSHDGAIADFDAVTQAAHRVGALTVVDLTQAAGWLPVDAGRFDVTVTSAYKWLCAPRGVTFLTAGPEARDRLRPVHANWYAGADVWSSVYGHDLRLADDSRRFDLSPAWLCWLGATPALEAFADELAGPVPDAVRRHDVALADGLRAGLDLEPAGSAIVSLPDPDGSAGARLVRAGLRAAARGGCARLSFHVWNDDDDVAAAVEALRG, encoded by the coding sequence ATGACGCTCGACACCCTCCGCGCGCGGTTCGCGCCGACCCGCGGGTACCTCAACGCCGCCACGTGCGGGCTGCCCGTGGCCGGCACGGTCGCCGCGCTGGTCGACGGCGTCGAGCGTTGGAGCCGTGCCGATCACGACCCGGCCGACTACGACGCCGCGGTCGCCGCCAGCCGCGCGGCGTTCGCCCGGATCGTCGGCGTCCCCACCTCCGACGTCGCGGTCGCGGCGCAGACGGCCGCCCTGGTCGGCATGGTCGCCACCAGCCTCCCCGCAGGGGCGGAGGTGCTGACCGTCGAGGGCGACTTCACGTCCGTCACCTACCCGTTCCTCGTCCGCACGGACCTCCGGCTGCGCGCCGTACCGCTGGCCGAGCTCGCCGAGCGGATCGGCCCGGGGACCCACACCGTGGCGTTCTCCCTGGTCCAGTCGCACGACGGCGCGATCGCCGATTTCGACGCCGTGACCCAGGCCGCCCACCGGGTCGGTGCGCTGACGGTCGTCGACCTGACCCAGGCCGCCGGCTGGCTGCCGGTGGACGCCGGCCGCTTCGACGTCACCGTGACCAGCGCCTACAAGTGGCTGTGCGCGCCGCGCGGCGTCACGTTCCTCACCGCCGGCCCGGAGGCCCGCGACCGGCTGCGGCCCGTGCACGCCAACTGGTACGCCGGTGCGGACGTGTGGTCGTCCGTCTACGGCCACGACCTGCGCCTGGCGGACGACTCCCGGCGCTTCGACCTGTCCCCGGCGTGGCTGTGCTGGCTCGGTGCGACCCCCGCCCTCGAGGCGTTCGCCGACGAGCTGGCCGGACCGGTGCCCGATGCCGTCCGCCGCCACGACGTCGCGCTCGCCGACGGGCTGCGCGCCGGCCTGGACCTCGAGCCGGCCGGGAGCGCCATCGTCTCCCTGCCGGACCCCGACGGGTCCGCCGGTGCCCGGCTGGTACGGGCGGGACTACGAGCGGCGGCGCGAGGGGGCTGCGCACGCCTGTCCTTCCACGTCTGGAACGACGACGACGACGTCGCGGCCGCCGTGGAGGCGCTGCGGGGCTGA
- a CDS encoding DUF4395 domain-containing protein, translating to MSTTTTPVQAPAGIDPRGPRFGAALTAALLVVVLLLGTGTAATVVLAVVAAGFALGVARGVGGTWQGAVYRRLVAPRLAPPTEREDPRPPRFAQLVGLVVTGAGLLVAVLGAPLGVTVGAALALVAAFLNAAFGLCLGCELYLLGLRLRSARSA from the coding sequence ATGAGCACCACCACCACTCCTGTGCAGGCGCCCGCCGGGATCGACCCCCGCGGTCCCCGGTTCGGCGCGGCGCTCACCGCCGCGCTGCTCGTCGTCGTCCTGCTGCTCGGCACCGGCACCGCCGCCACCGTCGTCCTCGCCGTCGTCGCCGCCGGGTTCGCCCTCGGCGTGGCGCGCGGCGTCGGCGGCACGTGGCAGGGCGCCGTCTACCGGCGGCTCGTCGCGCCGCGGCTCGCACCGCCGACGGAGCGTGAGGACCCGCGGCCACCGCGGTTCGCCCAGCTCGTCGGGCTGGTGGTCACCGGTGCCGGGCTGCTGGTCGCGGTGCTCGGCGCGCCGCTCGGCGTGACGGTCGGCGCGGCGCTCGCCCTGGTCGCGGCGTTCCTCAACGCGGCGTTCGGGCTGTGCCTCGGGTGCGAGCTGTACCTGCTGGGCCTGCGGCTGCGGTCGGCGCGCTCGGCCTAG
- a CDS encoding DUF2516 family protein — translation MTAIGTLQLGLFLVFFVAILALTVWALVDCLTRPARAFPAADKRTRPFWAGILTAAVVVAFLAVPLGFAPSSFFQFLALLAAVAAVVYLVDVRPAVRPYSGRGPRGGSSRGGW, via the coding sequence GTGACTGCCATCGGCACCCTGCAGCTCGGCCTGTTCCTCGTCTTCTTCGTGGCGATCCTCGCGCTGACCGTCTGGGCGCTGGTCGACTGCCTGACCCGTCCGGCCCGGGCCTTCCCCGCCGCGGACAAGCGGACCCGGCCGTTCTGGGCAGGCATCCTCACGGCCGCCGTGGTGGTGGCTTTCCTCGCGGTGCCGCTCGGGTTCGCACCGAGCAGCTTCTTCCAGTTCCTCGCGCTGCTCGCCGCCGTGGCGGCCGTCGTGTACCTGGTGGACGTCCGGCCCGCGGTGCGGCCGTACTCCGGTCGTGGGCCGCGCGGCGGCTCGTCCCGCGGGGGCTGGTGA